In Vanessa cardui chromosome 9, ilVanCard2.1, whole genome shotgun sequence, the DNA window CGTAAGGCGTTTATCTGCATTGTTACTAGAgtagtatatatgtttataaaacaactaaatcaTACATgcaattatgaataaaaagcCATTTGATTGAATTTTAGATCATTTGAAAACGCAAtgcaaaattattgtaattgtcTAAATGGactataaaaaatcaaattttttaGAATGGTtcgtatttctattttattgtatttgacatGGCTAGCAGAGGATCACTTTTGGCTGATGACGATAACAATAAAGTTTATccaaaatatatctgtttattttaaGTACTTTTATACTTCGAAGACACCAATATTTGGTTTATgtacacaaaatttcatcaatatttacttaaatacataaaaaaaatatgtaaactattatttaacgACGAATATTGTTCTTCATTCAATAACCGGTTCAAACTGAATTAAACCAAATGGCAAGgttataaaaattgaataaatgatAGAATAATCTAGAAAACTTACGGTCACTATACTCTCGCAATTGTCAGCGCTATCGGGTCCACCTTGTCTGTTGTTAAGTTCAACCACCATTGATGGTTGAGGCACCACTTTCTGCAAAGACAAATAATATTACACCAAATGATCATTCCATCAAACTACTGCAAAATAATTCCCAGTATTGATATATTCTTGTTTGAAGGGAGCGATGTCCAAGTAATTATTGGCATACATAACTTAGTTTCtgaggttagtggcgcattggtgatatagaggatggttattatttcttataatgctATGTTAATGGGTTGTGATTATTCTTTGCATCATAAagtactaaaatgttatttcaaactaagctgttaattaaaatatatttaaaatttgttaaggtAGACGAAGCTTATACTGCTACTACTATGAAATATAATGTCATGCTTTTGAAGTAATTTCCGTTTTTAGTTCCAAGAAAATCGATCCAATAAACTATGTCTCACCGCGAGACGATAGATTGTTGgttgatgtttttctttatgatACAAATCGttgcaaattcaataaaaccgattacggCCGATTCATGCAgtgaatagaaatagctccctatcgcgccatccgacgctattcgtcgctatagattctcaagTCACTtcgacccgagaaagcaagtgcatataaatcgacgtgttaaattgacgaatatattaggtcacatgatattacaagttattacgtttgtaaaGATCGcattaacataagaaataaatattgataatttagcaGAACGTACTTAATTCGTATGTGATCGGTTATACGAATGTTGCCGAAGTTACATCTTGCAATTTGTCTCATGCAAACTAATAATAGTTGCATAATAACTTTATGAAACATGTAAGgtgaataataatgatattctgAATCGtatgtataatttcattttatacgtATCATTACAATAATCTCAGAAGCTTCTTTAAGTTGAGATTTCGAAGTAGCGCTGCTCTCGTCATCTGCTCCTCTGCGATGTCTACGAGTGATGCTCtaagtaatttattacaaagcgtgacattttatatttcaaaaggacttacttattatagaaacaaatgaTAAGCTAAGGTTCTTATCATTTGtttcttaaatacatatattgtgtattttagGAATTCAATCTGTATTTATAGTAGAGGTATTAAAGTAGTATTTATAGTAGTATTTATAGTAGAGGTATTAAATTAGTTACGAAATTTTagtataacaattaataagaGGTATTAACACTGAACAAAGAAAAACCAAATCCATACACATATATAGATAAACAATCGGCTGGGAATCACATCTAACTTACATAATCCTTGAacattttgttgaatttttctTCTGGGTAATCTTTTGGTTTCACTGTACAATACGTGAGGTCCTTGCACGAATCAGGGATGTGTTCAGTTTCTTGGTCTATTGGTTCTGGATATTGTATTGCTTCCATAgctgaaattatttattcaaaatgagacatattttttcaatactATGAATACATTTGatcagataaattaatttaagaaaagatAGGACTATAGGCTATTCTCCATTAAAGATGGAATTGATTGATGGAAACGCTTTACATTTGATCAGGCAAATTCATTTCGGGCTAGTCGATGCTTCACCATTAAAGATGGAATTGATTAATTGAATTCACGCTTTGCAGTAAATTGAAGATGCAAGCATGCTTATAAGGGCTAACatcaataaagtttaatttaattttgattttctcCTTGCAGataaccaaaaataattttacaatacagAAGGAGAGAATCTGTTACAATTTTCTTCGTCcctttctaatattttaaaatatttttgtgtgtatttcatattatttattatggcccagtggttagtacgcgtgcttcttaatcaatgattgcgggttcaaacccaggcaggcacaactgaatattaatgtgattaattaatgtttataattcatctcgtcctcggcaatgtaggaaaatatcgtgaggaaacctgcatgtgtctaatttcatagcaattctgccacatgtgtattgcaacatgcattggaacagcgaagtggaggagcagtgggaaatttgttgtttttgttgttagtattattataaaaaacgtcAAACTTACGATGCTTAGCGCTCGCTGCATATGTATGTTGTAGACTGACGCTGACCTGTGAACcagataacatatataaatatagcaagagttaaatataaataagtacctTTTTCCTTATTGTATGAATcaaatattgattttgaatatattatatgatttgtattagtattaatttaaaataagataaatattaatatcgtttttgctaatcttaatttataattaaaaaaaaattcgtcgCCGTTTCAATTTGTTGAGATCtgtcaaaatatttgaatagacGAAGGTCTTTTTAaggaaatacattttaaaaccgTGTTTTATCGGATCACAAAAGATCGTGATCAATAATTATGCTCGTAATTACTGCATATGTAACATGCATTACCTTTTCTTAGTATCCGttcatataaacattatatggGAGacgtttattgttttatttacctaatAGAGGTAAATGAGACTAAGAAATTAAATGTCGAATCGAACTATACTAGAAACTCTAacgatttgatttttatttttttttgttttatggcataggttggcggacgagcatatggaccacctaatggtaagtggtcaccatcacccatagacaatgacgctgtaagaaatgttaactattccttacatcgtcaatgcgccatcaaccttgggaactaagatgttatgtctggTCATCACCCtttcaaccggaacacaacagtattgagtactgttgtttggcggtagaataactgataagtgggtggaaacctacccagacgggcttgcacaaagccctaccactaagtaaattacaatagaaaTAGTAGTGTATTCATTGCTTgtacatttatgtatgtatttaaaaaatacattaattaaataaaaaatatacagacttTGCAACATTcacaaattttaatacataattttatattaaaatattttaataatgtgacATAGGGAAAAAGATATtagtcaaattaataaattttgttttatttataacatactcAAGCCATTgagtatgttataaattatggaatttattcaaatagtgtTCTCCGAAAACTGATTGATAACTTTATTTCTGAAAAGTCAATGTGCTGTT includes these proteins:
- the LOC124532552 gene encoding uncharacterized protein LOC124532552 isoform X1, which produces MLAIAFVFIVSVSLQHTYAASAKHPMEAIQYPEPIDQETEHIPDSCKDLTYCTVKPKDYPEEKFNKMFKDYSITRRHRRGADDESSATSKSQLKEASEIIKVVPQPSMVVELNNRQGGPDSADNCESIVTYEPLYKVRPKRDEPWRTVIQVPGKDIIQRVRLETCTTPNAPCFKELSPLPEFVTFCRQKINVWEVMVAKGDNETEMIKAELPVCCSCHYRELDFKVRFGKPKK